Proteins co-encoded in one Spirosoma endbachense genomic window:
- a CDS encoding PIN domain-containing protein gives MNAEYATSLLMASINNLSVRLTVAGQPVGSGFVVVSDSNEYSYVLTARHCFANLGELNEISVDWYDYDQCTFTSLLVRVADCPLLFYEAQDTYDGAILVIPRSQLPVQVTPVVLVSYINHDQAFRFRGYPDALSNQHPEELDATAGLCLGHQIKLKVPESVEDNITIAYSNVKGFSGSGLFRQENNHVYVAGIITDYQVGIKRFIAHTLNPLNALLRTSNLPEMYILEASATSNNVAQNDSVDFVDQCRRLLDEAEQAWEELRPRQGMSIVRAVRNNLNEAVLSTDRRNLLLARVNYLEGLNAGDLREEVDVDKLFIEANALAPSVLSYQERAADAYLNKEQPDKAYEIAETILKAQPFNPYAWLIIAHLEPNQPVPPAAQSEPAYKVGYLTKLGKLKGDGTIRTSDYTDLFRSEISGQEIPSSISRKRVYYWSYIAQFALHELMSGLKRIHNLQRPKELLGNSQLKYAHDLFERICLRVENSDLRNDKFFQVLRFEFCYCRYFLTDDDSTAHHMAEQLFDLFIGTKQVVALPYLPNRPAAIEAIPHRLIDLLQILFGQQEGQKMLDAINADKIYSNEPILDLYKGMAYELINCPKEKIKSFQSYLSRTDNLVDLDVINFLAPIQVLLSSGISIESIQQLAIDGKTFEQPYYKHLLEAFLWVGEQKPKDRARSCAEQVKQHWSILPDMLQMVIVRIFMRLEDWSVAKELLAQLCNENEESEELLLFIITIYNERKDIARFLRLVANWRAKFTPHPSLIRDELSVYQSLRNWVKMEEVAIYGLTNFPDSVAYWFDLVRSLYSQGATKKEALLAQLSLDHHLFRDDFTTEARFTLIHFCFTVGLNTKGLELSYRVLKANPNNPGIQQSYFSLSTNYKAFDNLDVPQTAQPDMVVRLQLEGDIQLLELTEEAIQYNRVAKATIGLAVGESFKLHDQLMHRDEEYTVVQIMDKYSGQLAFIMKNSEQPFSGLAMRSMEIPTDEAGELDFDKFHQQLQELFGPEGTKQKIITDELRQKFAKGEIGFTELCQGAYGGDPVAAWNYATSDYASGFPLVPICLQNTLSQSEATEYVLDFTSLFTLFFLSKIKSITFEKTPFIVSQFLIDYISLELETARNERGSAMSEEILVDRITPHFYPEDQQQRRAIFYQELLDWIHAHCKPDYAPERLGSDFVDRDDDRELFPEDRAFVSSFSDTLLLANRPNRIWITDDYLPYRSSIGLALITTEHFLHREYSQLYLNQLWLDLVGFNFRGLTLGANQLYRVFKESLLEDAHQKNYHRAMFSFSKQYNPEPRLLIAVILFLKMVYKEPFTLDYKRQVSQAMLRRHFTGTSSVTERDVLLIRLLIDSEFKLMGDLGNFLKEDLNIALGLS, from the coding sequence AATGCTGAATACGCGACTTCCTTATTAATGGCATCCATAAATAATCTCAGTGTACGGTTGACCGTGGCTGGCCAGCCGGTTGGCAGTGGATTTGTTGTCGTCTCAGATAGTAATGAGTACAGCTATGTGCTGACGGCTCGGCACTGCTTTGCTAATTTGGGAGAGTTAAACGAAATAAGTGTTGACTGGTATGATTATGACCAATGTACTTTCACAAGCTTACTAGTTCGTGTTGCCGATTGCCCGTTGCTGTTCTACGAAGCTCAAGACACTTATGATGGTGCCATATTAGTAATTCCTCGCTCACAATTGCCCGTACAGGTTACACCTGTTGTTTTGGTATCATACATAAATCATGATCAAGCATTTCGATTTAGGGGGTATCCAGATGCGTTGTCAAATCAGCATCCAGAAGAACTTGATGCTACGGCTGGTTTATGTCTAGGACATCAAATTAAATTGAAAGTGCCGGAATCTGTTGAAGACAATATCACAATTGCCTATTCAAATGTCAAAGGGTTTTCGGGCAGTGGATTGTTCCGTCAAGAAAACAATCACGTTTATGTTGCTGGGATTATTACCGATTATCAAGTGGGTATCAAGCGATTCATCGCTCATACCCTAAACCCACTTAATGCGTTGTTGAGAACGAGCAACTTGCCCGAAATGTATATTTTAGAGGCTTCAGCTACTAGTAATAATGTCGCACAGAATGATTCAGTTGATTTTGTTGATCAATGCCGGCGTTTATTAGATGAGGCTGAACAAGCTTGGGAAGAACTGAGACCAAGACAGGGAATGAGCATCGTTCGGGCCGTGCGTAATAACCTTAACGAGGCCGTATTGTCGACTGACCGACGTAATTTATTGCTGGCGCGGGTAAACTACTTAGAAGGATTGAATGCAGGAGATCTGCGCGAGGAGGTTGATGTGGATAAGCTTTTTATCGAAGCGAATGCGCTTGCTCCTAGTGTGCTAAGTTACCAAGAACGGGCCGCGGATGCTTATTTGAATAAAGAGCAGCCTGACAAAGCATACGAAATAGCTGAGACAATTCTAAAAGCACAACCATTTAACCCTTACGCGTGGTTAATCATCGCACATCTTGAACCGAACCAACCTGTGCCCCCGGCCGCACAATCTGAACCGGCCTATAAAGTCGGCTATCTGACCAAACTAGGAAAGTTAAAAGGCGATGGAACAATACGTACTTCTGACTACACAGACTTATTTCGATCCGAGATTTCCGGTCAGGAGATACCTAGTTCAATCAGCCGCAAAAGGGTCTATTATTGGTCATATATTGCGCAGTTTGCATTACATGAATTAATGAGCGGATTAAAGCGAATTCACAACCTTCAACGGCCAAAAGAACTACTAGGAAACTCTCAGTTGAAATACGCACACGATTTGTTTGAGCGAATTTGTCTGCGAGTCGAAAACTCGGACCTACGGAATGATAAATTCTTCCAAGTCTTACGCTTCGAGTTTTGCTATTGCCGATACTTTCTGACAGATGATGATTCTACCGCTCATCATATGGCCGAACAACTTTTTGACCTGTTCATTGGCACAAAACAGGTTGTTGCCCTACCTTATTTGCCCAATAGGCCAGCGGCTATTGAGGCTATACCTCACCGATTGATTGATTTGTTACAGATATTGTTCGGCCAGCAAGAAGGGCAAAAGATGCTCGATGCAATAAACGCCGACAAAATTTATTCAAATGAGCCGATACTGGATTTATATAAGGGAATGGCTTATGAACTAATAAACTGCCCGAAGGAGAAGATAAAGTCATTTCAATCGTATTTATCAAGAACTGACAATTTGGTTGATCTCGATGTCATCAACTTTTTGGCCCCTATTCAGGTACTTCTAAGTTCGGGAATATCAATTGAGTCGATTCAGCAGTTAGCAATTGACGGCAAAACATTTGAGCAGCCTTATTATAAGCACCTGCTAGAAGCGTTTCTATGGGTTGGAGAGCAAAAGCCTAAAGACCGAGCACGATCTTGTGCCGAACAGGTTAAGCAGCATTGGTCTATCTTACCTGATATGTTACAAATGGTTATCGTACGAATCTTCATGCGACTAGAAGATTGGTCGGTTGCCAAAGAGTTATTGGCACAATTATGTAATGAAAATGAAGAATCGGAGGAGCTCTTGCTGTTCATCATAACTATTTACAATGAGCGAAAAGATATAGCGCGCTTTCTTCGGTTGGTAGCAAACTGGCGGGCAAAATTCACACCACATCCAAGCTTAATTCGCGATGAACTCTCCGTTTACCAATCACTTCGAAACTGGGTGAAAATGGAAGAGGTCGCTATATATGGTTTGACCAACTTTCCTGATTCGGTAGCTTACTGGTTTGATTTAGTGCGTTCACTATATTCTCAAGGAGCCACAAAAAAAGAAGCATTACTAGCCCAATTATCTCTGGATCATCACCTATTCCGTGACGATTTTACTACAGAAGCTCGCTTTACGCTAATTCACTTTTGCTTTACAGTTGGTCTCAACACTAAGGGTTTGGAACTTTCATACCGAGTGTTAAAAGCGAATCCTAATAATCCAGGTATCCAACAGTCCTACTTTTCATTGTCAACTAATTATAAGGCTTTTGATAACCTTGACGTACCCCAGACTGCGCAGCCTGATATGGTCGTTCGACTTCAATTAGAGGGAGACATACAACTACTCGAATTGACAGAAGAGGCCATCCAGTACAACAGGGTGGCAAAAGCTACTATTGGACTAGCAGTTGGAGAATCATTCAAACTGCACGACCAATTAATGCATCGTGATGAAGAGTACACTGTTGTTCAAATTATGGACAAATACTCTGGACAATTAGCCTTCATTATGAAAAATTCTGAACAGCCATTCAGCGGGTTAGCCATGAGATCTATGGAAATCCCAACGGATGAAGCAGGCGAATTAGATTTTGATAAGTTTCATCAGCAATTACAGGAACTATTTGGTCCAGAAGGTACTAAGCAAAAGATAATCACAGATGAGCTGCGACAGAAGTTCGCTAAGGGCGAGATTGGCTTCACTGAATTATGCCAAGGGGCTTATGGAGGAGACCCAGTGGCCGCCTGGAATTATGCTACATCAGACTACGCTAGCGGATTCCCGCTTGTGCCAATATGTCTTCAGAATACATTATCTCAAAGCGAAGCCACGGAATATGTACTTGATTTTACATCGCTATTCACCTTATTTTTCTTATCAAAAATAAAGTCGATAACATTTGAAAAAACGCCTTTTATCGTCTCACAGTTTTTAATAGATTATATATCACTGGAGTTAGAAACCGCAAGAAACGAGCGGGGTAGCGCTATGTCAGAAGAAATACTGGTTGATCGAATCACCCCACATTTCTACCCTGAAGATCAACAACAACGTAGAGCTATATTCTACCAAGAGCTGCTGGACTGGATTCACGCGCATTGCAAACCAGATTATGCTCCAGAACGTTTGGGTAGCGATTTTGTCGACCGCGACGATGACAGAGAACTTTTTCCAGAAGATAGAGCATTCGTGTCTTCGTTCTCGGATACGTTGTTGCTTGCAAATCGCCCCAATCGAATTTGGATTACTGACGACTATCTTCCTTACCGGTCAAGTATTGGGCTTGCATTAATAACCACTGAACATTTTTTGCATAGAGAATATAGTCAATTATATCTGAATCAATTATGGCTTGATTTGGTAGGCTTTAACTTTCGTGGATTAACCCTAGGAGCCAATCAACTTTATCGTGTATTCAAAGAATCATTACTTGAAGATGCTCATCAGAAGAATTATCATCGAGCCATGTTCAGCTTCTCTAAGCAGTATAATCCAGAACCGCGTTTATTGATAGCTGTGATCCTTTTCTTAAAAATGGTATACAAAGAACCTTTTACTCTGGATTACAAACGACAAGTATCACAAGCTATGCTGCGACGACATTTTACGGGAACCTCATCTGTTACAGAACGAGATGTTCTACTAATCCGGCTTTTAATTGACAGTGAGTTTAAACTAATGGGAGATCTAGGTAACTTCCTTAAAGAAGATCTCAACATCGCACTAGGATTAAGTTAG